One stretch of Psilocybe cubensis strain MGC-MH-2018 chromosome 6, whole genome shotgun sequence DNA includes these proteins:
- a CDS encoding Transcription elongation factor SPT5 yields MAPNPFLDLEANVDHGDSEDGSAESDEFECFIDDGTQSHEDCDGSSSVAMDKPIPVTKRDRLALVIQQIEERTRGRSHSLPASDMYRGVEPLYSNADNPTVLSPHGNTDSGFENLPTDYPTWRIGCKVGYEEIAVASLLKNSRREHHIRSAFSRSSVHGYIYLECLMDQPMIDLIKRSPGIIVKTTDVLLSPIDKNEAQQLLYMGGDITNLSVGKWLKVKRGVYKGDVGFVVSKGSWGVSMLMIPRYEYVSTKTKSSRKRKTYTAVPAPKLFDPTGLRNSHLYIESGRASVYRVGDLIFEHGLARVDYDPRHVASCREGLSYVTYTSFCMSGHPALHHAPIPKPKEWIMRTMEWVVMRSTGWLGVIAQADDDNMVDVDIYNKGCDHDETGQHYNETEIHRVDTTTTQLLTTIRTVWSDILKHFEIGDYVGVDAGVNAGRSGWVVDIKGDEIQLIDKQGTTKDQQINTADSMLEAKPTRYDPSNPFKKIVLNRDDVLEYSTFEPLSLSKTYDSNAVHQSRNFANPSIIITTGTESADSGRHTPLPDTIEDTSPAWDPSDHSEDLTSISIGTVVVNSSDGTNVASLTTPCNLLLKRELIGVPLTVEEATVDGHVSPLFVIVQEDVDGQLCMMRFTPNSKRTLRIESTHIKPKHPTIKHDFGLLAIIEGEHAGKCVRRVHSRKDTNGVVLVVKQVLPTDRGADQIVDGELLTPTENCCVAYETQKRKNANRNQMRHEHDIYISTHLP; encoded by the exons ATGGCTCCCAACCCATTCTTGGACTTAGAAGCGAATGTCGATCACGGAGATTCAGAGGATGGTTCAGCCGAATCTGACGAATTTG AATGCTTCATCGACGACGGAACTCAATCCCATGAAGATTGTGACGGTTCATCATCTGTGGCAATGGACAAACCCATTCCTGTTACAAAGAGAGACCGACTGGCCCTCGTaattcaacaaattgaagagaGAACACGTGGTAGATCTCACTCACTGCCCGCCTCTGATATGTACCGGGGTGTGGAACCATTGTATTCAAACGCTGACAATCCTACTGTTTTGTCACCGCACGGAAACACTGATTCGGGCTTCGAAAATCTGCCCACGGACTATCCTACATGGAGGATTGGATGTAAA GTCGGATACGAAGAAATCGCGGTCGCTTCTTTACTCAAAAACTCGCGCCGAGAACATCATATTCGGTCCGCGTTTTCACGCAGTTCTGTACATGGATACATATACTTGGAATGTTTGATGGATCAGCCTATGATTGACCTTATCAAAAGATCGCCCGGCATCATCGTAAAAACTACGGACGTGCTCCTGAGTCCGATCGATAAGAATGAGGCTCAGCAACTGTTGTACATGGGAGGGGACATTACGAACCTATCGGTCGGAAAATGGCTCAAGGTTAAACGAGGTGTATACAAAGGCGATGTAGGCTTTGTCGTTTCGAAAGGATCGTGGGGGGTGTCAATGCTTATGATCCCCCGTTACGAGTACGTGTCCACCAAAACGAAGTCATCTCGTAAACGGAAGACATACACTGCGGTGCCCGCGCCTAAGCTATTCGATCCGACAGGCCTTCGTAACTCTCATTTATACATAGAATCAGGCAGAGCATCTGTCTATCGCGTAGGTGATCTGATCTTTGAGCATGGTTTGGCCCGGGTGGACTACGATCCCAGACACGTTGCCTCATGTCGTGAAGGTCTGAGTTACGTGACGTATACATCATTTTGTATGAGTGGGCATCCCGCACTCCATCACGCGCCGATACCAAAGCCAAAGGAATGGATCATGCGAACCATGGAATGGGTGGTAATGAGATCTACAGGTTGGCTCGGAGTCATTGCGCAAGCCGACGACGATAATAtggtcgatgtcgatatATACAACAAAGGCTGCGACCATGACGAAACTGGTCAACATTACAACGAAACTGAAATCCACAGAGTTGATACAACTACGACCCAGCTGTTGACAACAATACGCACCGTATGGAGTGACATCTTAAAACATTTCGAAATAGGGGATTACGTAGGGGTTGACGCTGGCGTTAATGCTGGACGATCGGGTTGGGTCGTGGACATCAAGGGAGATGAAATACAACTAATCGATAAGCAAGGCACTACAAAAGACCAGCAAATCAATACAGCCGACTCGATGTTGGAGGCAA AGCCGACTCGATATGATCCGTCGAATcccttcaagaaaattgtttTGAACAGAGACGACGTACTGGAATACAG TACCTTTGAGCCTCTAAGCCTGTCGAAGACGTATGATTCGAACGCTGTCCACCAGTCTCGTAACTTCGCCAACCCATCGATCATAATAACCACAGGAACTGAAAGCGCTGACAGTGGCAGACATACACCATTGCCTGATACTATTGAGGACACCTCGCCTGCGTGGGATCCATCTGACCATTCAGAAGATTTAACAAGCATTAGCATAGGAACCGTCGTCGTAAATTCAAGCGACGGTACCAACGTTGCATCTTTAACCACTCCTTGTAATCTTTTGTTGAAACGAGAGCTGATTGGAGTTCCTTTGACGGTGGAAGAGGCAACCGTCGATGGACACGTTTCTCCGTTGTTTGTAATCGTTCAGGAGGACGTGGATGGGCAGCTGTGCATGATGCGATTTACACCCAATTCGAAGCGGACGTTACGGATTGAATCGACCCATATAAAGCCCAAACATCCTACCATCAAGCACGACTTTGGGTTATTAGCCATCATTGAAGGAGAACACGCGGGTAAATGCGTCAGACGTGT